The sequence below is a genomic window from Uranotaenia lowii strain MFRU-FL chromosome 2, ASM2978415v1, whole genome shotgun sequence.
CTCAAACGTGCAACGTAGTCTTGACAGTCGTattctttcaatcaaaattaacaACTCCGTAACAGTATGTAATGTCTACGCTCCCTCAGGAACACAAAACCAGTCCGCTCGTGATTATTTTTTCAGTCATTCGTTACCTTTCTATCTTCAAAACTGTAGTGAATATTTTATGGTGGGGGGAGACTTTAATTGTGTGATTTCTTCTAAAGACGCAACCGGAACTAGCAATCACTGTCCTTCTTTAAAACGTCTTGTTGAGAATTTAAAACTGTTGGATACGTGGGATACTCTTAATAGGAACCAAGTAATATACAGCTTCATAAGGTCAAATTCAGCATCCCGTATAGATAGAATATATGTTTCTTCTTCTCTCTCTCCACATCTACGCTCTTCAAACTATCATCCAACGTGTTTTTCTGATCACAGAGCATTCAAGCTAAGATGTTGTCTACCTGATCTAGGAAAAGCTAACGGTCGGGGTTATTGGGCCTTGCGTTCCCATGTTTTGACAACGGATAATATTAATGAATTCAAACTTAAATACAGTAGATGGCTCAGGGAACGGCAAAATTACAATTCGTGGATGACATGGTGGATAGAATTAGCGAAACCTAGAAtccgtagtttttttttaaatggaaaactAACGAGACTTTTAGAGATTTCCATTTGAACAACGAACTTTTGTATGGCAGGTTAAATTCAGCATATGATAATCTTCTTCAAAATACTGGCACACTGCAAGAGGTCAATAAAATAAAGGCAATGATGTTGCAACtgcaatctaaattttcaaaagtttatgaaAGATTAAATGACAATATTTTAGCAGGTGaaagtttttcatcatttcaacTTGGAGATCgtgttcaaaagaaaaataaaagtacgATAACTTCTTTAAAACACACCGATAGAACGCTAAGCAACCCCTCTGAAATAGAAACTTTtgtattcaattattttaaagacCTTTATTCTGCTCACAGTACACCAACACGTAATACATTTCCCTGTAATAGGGTGATTTCTCCGGAATCACTTTCAAATAATGATGTAATGGATGAAATTACTACtgaggaaatttttttcgccatcAAAAGCAGTGCTAATAGAAAATCCCCTGGATCCGATGGACTCCCAAAAGAACTATACCTTCAAATTTTTGACATAATCCATGGTCAACTAAATCTTATATTGAATGAAGCCATCAGAGGAAATATTCACCCAAATTTTGCAGATGGTATCATAGTGTTAACCAAAAAGAAGACTTCAGATGaaacaataaaatcgtttcGACCAATATctcttttgaattttgacttcAAGCTATTTTCTAGGATTCTTAAAACACGACTTGAAAGAATTATGTCTGAAAACAATATACTTAATGacattcaaaaatgttcaaatggaaaaaagaatattttcgaAGCTGTGACTGCCATCAAAGACAGAATTGTCGAAATCAACTGCCTAAGGAGATCTGCAAAAGTTATCTCTTTTGACTTGGATCATGCGTTTGACCGTGTTAACAAAAACTTCCTCCTCACAGTTATGCAGGAAATGAACTTTAATTCAGGTTTTGTTTCTCTTATTAATAAGATTATGAGTCTTTCTTCATCTCGTGTAATTGTTAATGGAAACATCAGTCAACCCTTTCCCATTCAATGTTCTGTCCGGCAAGGGGATCCTATAAGCGTGCACCTTTTTGTTATCTACCTTCATCCTCTCctagaaaaacttaaaactatCTGCAATAATCCCTTGGACTTAGTAGTAGCCTACGCCGATGATGTTTCGATAATTATATCAGACCCACGAAAACTTAATATGATCAAACGAACATTCGACGATTATGAAGCTTGTGCTGGTGCAATACTAAATATTAACAAAACCATTTCAATAGATATTGGACAATCTCAATCATCTTTTCAATATGATTGGATGACTTCTAAAGAGTCAGTGAGAATTCTGGgtattacatttttcaattcgcTAAAAACTACCATTGAAATCAACTGGGGAGAACTGATCCGTAAAACATCCCAACTGATGTGGATATTTAAGCCTCGTTTGCTGTCATTACGACAAAAAGTTATATTAGTCAACACATTTGTAACATCGAAACTCTGGTTTTTAGCATCTGTTCTTAGTATCCCAAATGCACAAGTTGCTCGAATAACATCGCAAATAGGTTCTTTCTTATGGGGACGATACCCAACAAGGGTTTCAATGGAAAATATTTCCCTACCATTGGAACAGGGTGGTCTTAATTTACATCTACccattaaaaaatgcaaatcgcTTCTTCTaacaagatttttaaaaagCCTCGATTGTACTCCTTTTGCTGCATCTTTCACAACTCAAATGGTCAACCCTCCAAATATCAGTGGTATCCCAGCTTTGTATCCCTGTCTTAAAACTATCGCCAAAGAAATTCCCTACATTGATGAACGACTGAAAGATCAACCGACAGCTTCAGCTCTCTACATGTACTACAGACAATCTTTGAACAAGCCAAAAGTCATCGAGGAACACCCACACATGACATGGAGGCTCATATGGCGAAACATACACAAATCCACTTTGAATTCCCAAGAAAAATCTCAACTGTACCTCCTTGTGCATAAAAAAATTCCCCATGGTGCTCTAATGGCAAGAACTGGAAGAGCTAGCAGTCCCAACTGTGAACATTGTCCGAATGTAATAGAAACGTtggagcacaaattttcatcctgtaccCGGATCGGCCACCTATGGAATCATCTGAAGCTGCATTTGGAACCGATTGTAGGCAGAAATATCTCCTATAACATGTTTGCTTTCCCAGAACTAAAATCGAAAAGTCGAGATGCTAAAAATAAATCTCTAAAGTTGTTTATTACATATGTTAACTTTGTATTAGACTGTAGAAATATGTTAACTActgaaaatcttgattttgcTTTTGAATGTATGTAATATTTTATaatcttttatattttgtacgaataaaaccatttttacaaaaaaaaaaaatatgattcggCGAGTGCAGGaagatgtttgtgattgattcaggttaaaaaacattagaatttccaaatctgaagaaataacaaagATTTTCCAAgaactacttaaaaaaaatttataatgataAATACTATGTGTATGTATACTACATATTACAATAAAAATACAATGGgctaaaatctttaaaactcaaaaatgttttttgtgaatttgataatcaaaaatattgatacctcatgtttctctaatgcTTTCCATCACCTTCAAAACTCGGTTATTTTCAGGTTATACGACGAACTCATGACATTAGTATTGAGATATTCGGATTAATTAATGTTGTTTAACACGTTGACGGACAGTTGCCTCTATAGCCGTCAAGTTCAAGTTCACTATGTGACATGACGGCAATAGCCGTCCAATACGAAACGGTCGTTTTTAGACACTGTGAGGATTAAACTGAACACTACTAATGCCCTGTGCATATATGAGCgccagccttgccagatctacggatttctccgtagttctacgggtttttagcatttctacggagctacggatcgatgctcgaaatctacgggtTTTCAGCATTCcctacggattatcgaataaattcaagggattctacggataaatgaaaattctacctgacgaacaaaaaaaaaggtcattgtCGGCACAACTAGCAGCACTGCTCAGATTGTCAACGAGCGGCACCGTGTGTGACCTTTTTCAAGTCTgtattgtcaattgcatgaatttttagactattgagagaatctgatttgacaggtaacaattccgcactcactaacaccatcacattctttatataaactatcatgcgctaaaagttgaaaagggactatatgaaaaaaggagcaacatcagagttcagttacttcaaattatttctaccaaaaaatcaactttcatacgcaccgttgccgtcttcaacaaactgcgcagattgcacctatttagacccccgtgcaaataatttgcgcgcagtaaaatctgctcacagacctatacatagacaatgacacatatcgatattcTCTACATCTTAGGAtacaattgaattaaaaacaattgcgactggtgtgtcagtaaaaattgtcagtgaatccataattttttggctaatttttcagtaattcgaaaaacgcccgaataatgcatgatttatttgttccacttacattcttgtatccgaatgtacagaatgcattctgttttctgttcatttcttttcatttgttgatcggtcaattttcgttattaaactccttggtttgcttcataataattttcgccaaaacaataacgattatgccgtatggaaatgtgattcgaaaatcagaagcgagcaacggctgatttaaaaaactgacacgagttgtctatgtgtgcgtcagtgcgaaaatatttctgcgtggaaattatttgcacaggagtctaaataggtgcaatttccgcaataaacACCTTGTTTTTATTTCCCCCTCATTGTAAGCGTCTAGTTGAGCAGGTTAGGAAGTCGAAAAGTTGTTTGCCGccaatttatgtttatttccgCAATTATCCCGTAAAAAGGTATCACTTGGTTAAGTGCGGTTATTCATTCTCCTCTCAAACCGTAAGTTATCTTTTTTTACAGTAATAAGCTAGTATCGATTTTGCTAATTTGTGATTATTTGTTCATACAGTGATCCTACACTATTCCGATACCACTCGAATTGTATGCAATCGATACTTATCTAATAGCTTCGTTGTACTTCGTTAAACGTAAGTGCTCAATGTTGTTTTTACTAGAAACAATTCGAATCATTATATCCTTATTTCACGTTTTATGTTTAGTGATATCCTGATCCGGACTGGATATATCTGGAATCGAAAAACGAGTAGATTAGCGTAGGCAAATTTCTCGCACTAAAATGAAAGTGTGATCGAATTTTAACCACCAACTTTGTActaaacaaaattatgttttagcTTTAAAGCTGCTGTAATAAACACTGCTCTCGAAAATTAGTCTCGAGCCTTATTTGAAGTAACagtcatcaagttttattttgccgaaatcagtacatttttcgatttccgTCAaatctacacagtaaacgaaaattaccgagttcggtaatttttttaccgaaatcctaacatgtgtaaatcgttaaactgttcggtaattttttcggtaaaaaataaacgaacatcggtaaatcgatccttcatttaccgatgttcgtttattttttaccgaaaaaattaccgaacagtttaacgatttacacatgttaggatttcggtaaaaaaattaccgagctcggtaattttcgtttactgtgtacggACTTcagcggttttcaatctggcaacgctgatgAGCGCCCTTCCCTCTAACTCGCTAGTCGTGGTTATGCATCACTATTACAACAGACCTTACTTGTGGCCAACCGGTCAGCAGTCAGCTTAACATCAGCTTGGCATTATGTGGTTTCCACAATGGCGATCCTTCCAGGAACCAAATTTTTGGGCCAACTATTGAGTCTAAAGAATAATCTTTTGAAATAGATAAGATAATGCAATAATACGAAATTATATAATAAGCGAGACGATTTGGCTGCATATTGAGCGCACCCGGGTGGTTGCACAATAAGCGAGCTTAAATAGCTGCGCATTAAGCGAACCCGAGTGGTTGCGCATGGAGCGAGTCAGAATGGCTGCGCATGGAGCGAGCTAGAATGGCTGCGCATGTAATGAGCTTGAGAAGCTGCGGATGAAGCGCACCCGAGTTGTCGCGCACTAAGCAAGCTTGAGTAGCTGCGCGTTAAGCGAGCCCGAGTGGTTGCGCATTGAGCGAGCTTAAGAAGCTATGCGTTACGCGAATTTTAGTCATTGCGCCCGAAGCGAGCCTGAATGGCTGCGCATGTAGCGAGCCTGAATAGCTGCGCGTTAAGCAAACCCGAGTGGTTGCGCATTGAGCGAGCTTGAGTGGTCGTGGAGTGCTCTAAGTGTTTTGGCGTTAAGTGATCAGTGATTGCGCATTTAGCGAGCCTAAAAGGCTGCATAATAGGCACGTTTAAGTGGTTGCGCAACAAATGAGCCAACTAGAGCTAGAGATGCTGCGTAACAAGCGACCTTGAATGCCTACGCTAGACCGAGATTGATCAGCTGCATGATGCACAGTTGTGCGCAACGAGCGAGTCTGTATGGCTGcgcaataaaatgaaaaaggaGGTGACGCGAATCCGCAATATAAAAGAATGGCAACTGGATGTTCAACATGCAAATACctaatacactgaggttttttttacgcggtttttttttacacggttttttttacgcggctttttttacgcggattttcgaattaacgcggtttttttttacgcggattttcgaattaacgcggttttttcagagaaaatattctaagactttttcaaaggaaaacacttagaatctttttgtagttgggaaaatcttagctccgagactaagaacgtgatacatgagatctgtgacctgagacctgagacttgagacctgagaccttagacatgagacctgagatttgagacctgaaatatgagactcgagatctgagacacgagacacgagacctgagacctgagacctgagacatgagacatgagccatgcgacatgagacctgagacatgagacatgagacataagacctaagacatgaaacctgagacattagacctaagacatgagacatgagacctgagacatgagacatgagacatgagccatgagacatgagatatgagacctgagacatgagacttgaggcatgagacctgagacatgagacatgagacctgagacctgagacctgaaacctgagacatgagacctgagacatgagacctgagacctgagacctgagacatgagacatgagacatgaaacatgagacctgagacctgagacctgagacctgagacatggaacatgagacttgagacatgagacatgagatgatctgaattccacactgtcaaataagcctcactatattctactattctaattgattttgttttttatcttaaaaataaactatcattgtacgcaaatttttaaataatcatggttcttacgcgttttttagtaacgtgcttttttgcgcgaattttttcattaaaatggattttttacgtggattttcgagtttcgggtttttttacgtggattttcgaattaacgaggttttttttacgcggatttccgaattaacgcggttttttttacgcgggttttcgaattaacgcggtttttttttacgcggattttcgaattaacgcggtttttttttacgcggtttttttttacgcgggacgaaataccgcgtaaaaaaaaacctcagtgtactcAGTTGAATGTAGCCGAAACTGAACAAACAACCGCAGGTTTATAGTTGAGAAGATTAAAGGTAATTACCCGTGCGTGTTAGGATACTTTGTTCGGCGCATTCAAACTTAAACGTGCATGATTTGTGATGGTCGATCGATCATTGGTGGAAGAGAACACCTTCATTCATGTGTTCCTCAAAGTAAAGGCCTTCCGAAGACGAAATAGTTTGGTCATTGAATGGAGCTATCGTCAATGTTGCCACCGTCGAATTCATGCCGGCAAGAAAGTGCTATGCAGAAATGCCAGAATCCAGAAAGAAAGTTCACGAAATTAATTGACCGTAAGTCGTTAGCTGGCACTGTTCTATTCCAGTTGTTCCGTCTATGGACTGCGCTGTCACCATGATCACCACGGTAAGCAATCATGGTTTGTTATTCCCTTTGCTCAGGCGAGTAAACAAGAAACGACTAGTGCAGTGGTCGAAGCTTGGAAGGACACCTTCGACATTGGTGAACTCCTCCTTGCATTGCAACCATCATTACAACAGCCCAAAGGTGCTACtattttctgttttgtttttttttcggagaagAGGGTGAATGTGAGGATTAAACTGAACACTACTAATGCCCTGTGCATATATGAGCGCCCTTCCCTCTAACTCCCCGCATAGCTAAAAACCATACTATGCATCTTTCGAATTATTCGCttctgattacattaatagttATGATTTCTTTTGGGTCATTGCTAATGTGTCTTTGctagaaacgagaaaaaaccatttctaaaagataagattaatctttcaaaaaacttattgaataattttggcaACGCAACggtaagataaaaaattattcctgAAAGATACAGttaataatcatgaaaaatattcgatTATTTTAGCAACGCACCCCGAAGTTTTCTGCTGTCACTATCACACGTGGTTGAATTTGTGcgtgaaataaaattcatttcgccggaacagtttttgaaaatttcacttctCCGGGATTATTCGGAAGTGTGCGCTCGTTCCGATGGTGCGATGGATCGGTTGGCGACGGCGCCAGTTACGGTCGCACGAGGGTAAGAACCCTGATTTATTTATTGGTAATTTTCTGTGTTCCtaattgaaaactatttttttcagtcACAGTGAGCCAGATGTCTTCAGATCAAAAAGAAAACGCCAGAATTTGGTCATAATTATCTTGAAGATCCTGTTTCCGGGAAAATTAATATGTTAGGCCGGTCCGCTAGGCAACAGCACCGGTTCCAACGGTGCGAGGGTTGGTTGTCGGCAACATCTCTAACAAGATTAGCATCGGGAACAGCAGCACGAAGAAACTATTTACAGTGTAAACggtgtttttttgtatttaaaaaaaatcgatgtacctatgttttgtgaataaaatgctataaaaacgattttaatttcaataattttaatttttattttaataattgtaTAATTGTATCATAAGTAAACGATATGttgtataattatttttttataagaaaatcaTTAAATGAAGAATACCCGTATGATACAACTCGCACGGAGCGAgaagaaaaaagcaaacaaaatgaatggttactctacttaacaaCCCGTTCCTGTAGCAGCACAAATGTGCATTTACCAGCGTACAAGTAGAAGCCTAGTgtcatgttttcaaaaaaaaactttagtagggtaggtgtaccctcctccgtcgtatccctctatACTTctaatattctaaaaattacaaaaacatatAGTGTAGTGTGTGAATTTCACTTGTTTCTACTGTCCGTCaacgtgttaaaaaaaacattgtaataTGCAAGGgttattaattcaaaatttagaaatcttATTTAAGAATTTCGAATTTGGAATCCGCCATGCCAAAcgaagaattttgaattcagaattttcagaattcagattcaaaaatctcaattcagaattcagagttcaaaaatcaaatttcaggattcacaaacaaaaattcttaattttaattgtttatgtGACACGGTCTTCTGTTTTCTCGACTCCACTCTTGGCAGATTATAACCCGAAAAAATTGTCTCTTGCATCAGCGTGTAATGTGACAGCACGCTTgtttacattttattatttttgaattttccagcaTGCCTGGCTTTATACTGCACGTTGGTTGCTATTTCTGCTCACGATTTAGTAGTGTAATTCTATGCTAAGTTTAactaatttttatcttaaagatggacaaaattttcaaagaatacGAATGGGATGATGATAAAGAGTCTTCTTTCAACTTCGCCAAACAAAAGGTATGTCAAAGGAGAGTCAATTTGAACTTCAATCTCAATCACTCATTCgttattttctagattttgaaaaagccgaaaagcaaaaataaatcaacccgAGAGGAAAACGGTTCCGAACCAGGAAAATTTGTACGGGCACCTCCTCCTATTGAAGAACAGACTGAATCACCCGAAATCACAAATGGCAAGTCTAAAAAAAGGAAGCGAACTTTATCGGAACCGACGGGGGCGCAGTCACAAAACGAAAATGGGACCAAATCTAAGAAAGGTAAAAAACAGAAGGGCACTGAAAAGTTGAATCAATCTCTTCCAAGTAAGGCTGCGGAAAAGATACCGGAAAACGGTTccccaaaaattgaaaaaccgaGCTCATTTCGGGATCGATTAATGGATAGCTTGAAGGGGTCCCGGTTTCGGTTTCTGAATGAGCAGCTGTACCGAACCACCGGTGAGGAAGCACGCAAAATGTTTCAAGAAGATCCTGGAGCATTCCAAGCCTATCACGATGGGTACCGGCACCAGATAGCTCAGTGGGCCATGAACCCACTGGATCGAATTATAAAGGcgtttcaaaaaatgtatgattaCTGAATAGAAATTTTCCGTTAAAAATATgaactgatttcaaaattttatcttttttagtCCAGAGGACCACATAGTGGCCGACTTCGGATGTGGCGAGGCTCGCCTAGCCGAATCGATCCCTCATAAAGTTTATTCGCTCGATTTGGTGGCCTCCAACCGGAGTGTGATAGCGTGTAATATGGCCAACACCCCGCTAGAAACAAACTCGATAAACGTCGCCGTTTTCTGTCTATCGCTGATGGGAACTAACCTGAGAGACTTCCTACTTGAGGCTAATCGAGTTCTCAAAACAGGgtagattgtttaaattgttcaaaataaaacaatttgtagtgagattttttctaaatatttacaGAGGCATCCTAAAAGTGGCGGAGGTTTCGTCACGTTTCGACAACGTGAAAGAGTTCATCGATTGCGTTCAGAAGTGCGGCTTTCTGCTGGAGAATCAGGACCTGAAGCACAAGCTGTTCTActtcttcaatttcaaaaagGTACGAACGGTGGAAAAGGCGGCGATCAAAGGTAAACATTTCAGTTTGAAACCCTGCTTGTACAAGAAGCGCTGAATGGAGGAGGTAGAGATGCAATAAATGTTATCGATTTATGACTATCGTTCAGCTAAGTTTAGagaaattccatat
It includes:
- the LOC129748278 gene encoding ribosomal RNA-processing protein 8-like; this encodes MDKIFKEYEWDDDKESSFNFAKQKILKKPKSKNKSTREENGSEPGKFVRAPPPIEEQTESPEITNGKSKKRKRTLSEPTGAQSQNENGTKSKKGKKQKGTEKLNQSLPSKAAEKIPENGSPKIEKPSSFRDRLMDSLKGSRFRFLNEQLYRTTGEEARKMFQEDPGAFQAYHDGYRHQIAQWAMNPLDRIIKAFQKIPEDHIVADFGCGEARLAESIPHKVYSLDLVASNRSVIACNMANTPLETNSINVAVFCLSLMGTNLRDFLLEANRVLKTGGILKVAEVSSRFDNVKEFIDCVQKCGFLLENQDLKHKLFYFFNFKKVRTVEKAAIKGKHFSLKPCLYKKR